The following are from one region of the Papaver somniferum cultivar HN1 unplaced genomic scaffold, ASM357369v1 unplaced-scaffold_132, whole genome shotgun sequence genome:
- the LOC113332937 gene encoding cytosolic sulfotransferase 6-like, with protein sequence MAFAIVNRARYPVSSAEHPLLTSNPHHLVHNIEYYQSFGTYNSLSDFVSTQYSADTSRLLATYMPYHSLPESLKSRTSSSKIVYLCRNPKDNFISLWNYLNKRGPNIANPFPIEKAFELFCNGISLFGPVWDNVLGYWKASLENPEKVLFLKYEDLKKEPKSHLKKLAEFLGFPFSVEEEKGQVIEDILKLSSFEFMKSLLVNKEGSVNGLGFENKIFFRKGEVGDWKNQLTSSMVERIDGLFEEKLRGFGLVFES encoded by the coding sequence ATGGCGTTTGCCATAGTTAACCGCGCTCGATATCCAGTTTCTTCTGCAGAACATCCATTGCTTACTTCTAATCCTCATCATCTTGTCCATAACATCGAGTATTATCAGTCTTTTGGTACTTACAATTCTCTGTCGGATTTTGTTAGCACTCAATATTCTGCTGATACCAGCAGGCTTTTGGCTACTTACATGCCATACCATTCATTGCCCGAGTCACTCAAAAGCCGCACTAGCAGTTCTAAGATTGTGTATTTGTGTAGAAATCCAAAAGACAACTTCATATCACTATGGAACTATTTAAACAAAAGAGGACCCAACATtgcaaacccatttccaatcgaAAAGGCGTTTGAGCTGTTCTGTAATGGCATTTCATTATTTGGTCCAGTTTGGGACAATGTCCTTGGGTACTGGAAAGCAAGCTTGGaaaaccccgaaaaagtgttgtTTTTGAagtatgaagatttgaagaaagaaCCCAAGTCTCATTTGAAGAAATTGGCCGAGTTCTTAGGCTTTCCATTTTCGGTTGAGGAAGAGAAAGGACAGGTTATTGAAGATATATTGAAGTTATCAAGTTTTGAATTCATGAAGAGTTTGTTAGTGAATAAAGAAGGATCTGTTAATGGacttggttttgaaaacaaaatatttttcagGAAGGGTGAAGTTGGGgactggaagaatcaattgacatcTTCAATGGTTGAACGAATCGACGGCCTTTTTGAAGAGAAGTTGCGTGGTTTCGGATTGGTGTTCGAAAGCTAA